The segment GAGCGATCTGATCTACGTGCTGGTTGACCCGAGGATTGATTTCAAATGATCGAGAAGCTGATTCGCAACGATTTGAGTTTGAAGCGTTGGCGCCGGTTCAAGAACAGCACCTCGGCCGTGATTTCGGTTTGGGTTCTGCTCTTGATCACCTTCTTCAGTTTCACGGCCGAGTTCTGGGCGAACAATCGTCCGATCGTGATGAAATACCACGGGTCGCTCTATTTCCCCGTTCTGAAGGATTACCACCCCACGGTCTTCGGAATCGACGGTTCGTTCCGCACGGATTACCGAGCGTTGGAGTTCGGCGAAAACGACTGGGCCGCATGGCCGATCGTGCAGTGGGACGCCTACGAGTCGAATTCCCACGTGGACAATTATCCTTCACCGCCGACCTCGACCAACTGGTTCGGGACGGACGATCGCGGTCGGGACGTGTTCTCGCGTCTGCTTTACGGCTTCCGTTACTCGCTGGGCTTCGCCCTGGGCGTGTGGTTTCTGTCGTACGTGGTCGGCGTGATCGCCGGCGCGGTTTCGGGCTTCTACGGTGGCAAACACGACATCGTGTTCAGCCGCGTGGTTGAGGTTATCGAGACGACTCCCGTTCTGCTTTTGCTGATCACCTTGATCTCCATCTTTTCACCGAGTTTGGGTTTGCTGATCGGGTTTACGGTCTTCTTCGACTGGACGGGGATCTTCCACCAGATGCGGGGGCAGTTCCTGCAGCTGCGCCGTCGTGATTTCGTCGAGGCCGCGCGCGCTTTGGGTGCGACCGATCGTCAGATCATCTTCAAACATATCTTGCCGAACGGACTGACGCCCATCGTGACGTTCTCGCCGTTCATCATCGCGGCGAACATCTACTCGCTGGCGATCCTCGACTTCCTGGGCTTCGGGCTGCAAGCGCCGACGCCCAGCTGGGGTGAGCTGATGGCGCAGGCGCAGAAGTACTTCACCGTCGCCGAGTGGCTGGTGTGGGCTCCTTGCGGCGCCTTGGTCATCACGATGACGGCGTTGATCCTGATCGGTCAGGCGATCCGTGATGCTTACGATTCGCGGACTTACATCGGTAAAATCAAAATTCCGAAACCCGCGGTTCAGCAGAAGACCGTGACAGCGGCGGGGGCCGGTCCCTCGGCACCGGCGGCGGGTCGGGACGCGTAGTCGGGGACGCGCAGTCTGGGACGCGCAGTCTGGGACGCGCAGTCTGGGACGCCTAGTCCACCGCTCTATGATTTAGGGGAGGAACTCTCGATGACATCGAAAAAACTCCAACTGAAAAAAACCTCGGGCTTCGCGGGTCGCGGAGCCTTCGCACGGGGCTTGGTGTTGGGGCTTGCGCTGCTTGTGGGGGCCGGAGCTTCGGCGAACGACCTCGTGGCGGAGCGCGCGCTTCATCAGCTCCAGACGCTCAATACGAATCAGTTCTTGAACGAGAAGCCGCCCTTTCAGGCGGATGCCGATGCTTTGTCGTCGTGGAAACCCGAATTTGAACAGTATCTGCAAGGCGTGATGAATGAATACCGCCTGCCGAATATCGCGGTTCAGCTGATCGACCGTCAGGGCGCCATCTGGCAAATCACTCTCGGTCATCGTGACGTCGTGAAAAAGCTCCCGATCACTTCGAAGACTTTGTACGCCATCGGTTCGACATCGAAGGCGTTCACGGGCGTGCTGGCCATGCAGCTTCAAGAGCAGGGCCGTCTCCATATCGACGATGTCGTACAAAAGTATCGCCCGGATTTCGCGGTCTCGGACGTACGCTATTCATCGCATATCACCTTGCGGGATCTGATGACCCACCAAACGGGTGTGGGCCGTCACGACTTGGCTTGGTACCACCGCGCCGGCGAAACGCGGGAGTCGCTGTTTGCGAAGATCCCCTCGCTCGAGATGGGCGCGGCGCCGCGGACGGAATTCATTTATAACAACTGGATGTGGACGACCGCGGGCCTCGTCACCGAAAAAGTGACGGGCGAGTCCTGGGAACAGCTCATGCGCACGCGTCTTTTTATCCCGCTCCGGATGCATTCGACCGTCATGTCGGTCGCCGACGTGCGCCGCTTCGGCGATTACGCGCTTCCTTACGAGGTCGGAAGCCTCGGCGTGAACGCGGTGCCGTTCTACGACATCGCGCCGATGAATCCCGCCGGCGGAATTTTTTCGAATCTCGACGACATGGCCCAGTGGGTGCGTTTCCACCTGAGCGGCGGCTCGCTGCACGGGCAGATGATCTTGTCGCCGGAGGGTCTGCGTGAATCGCATCGTGGAACCGCGGTGATGGGTGGGCCGAACACCTATGCGCTCGGTTGGGGCTCGACGGATTTCGGCGGCGATCAGCTGCTGACTCACGACGGAGGGATCGACGGTTTCGCGGCGAACGTGTCGTTGATGCCTTCGAAAGGTTTGGGCGTCGTCGTTTTGATGAATGCCTCGATCGTGCAACCCCAGGCGGTCGCGCTACGGATCTGGCAACATATCCAGAATATGCCGCTCAAAGATTTCGTCCGCGACACCGCGAAGATGGCGGAAGAGCAGTTCGAAAAGGCCGTGGATCTTTATCCGGATCCGCCCCAAGTCGCTTTGACGTCGGAGATCACTGAGTATCTGGGGTCGTTCTGTCATCCCGCCTATCCGGCGGCGACGGTTCAACGTGGACCGAAGACGGACGAGCTGATGCTGACTTTGTCGGTGCTGCGTTCGACGATCTACCCCGTGGGGGCGGACCGCTTCTCGGTGCGCGGTCAGTACAATGACGGCAAGATCGTCGCGTTCGAGCGCGATGCCAAAGGAGCCGTTACGGAACTGCACTGGAAAATCGAATCCAGCGTGAAGAAACCCTTGGTTTTCAAGCGCTGTCCGTAGTCTTTAGCAGTCTGACGATGAGATTTCTACGCGCGGTTTGTTTTTTGACGGCGGTTTTCATTTTCCCTCTCGCGGGGGCCGAGTCCCCGTCGGGAGACCTCGGCTATATGTTGAGCCCCGAGGCGAAGTCCTTCACGAAAGAAAGCATCGTCGAGATCCAAGGTATCACTTACCGTCGAGTCGACTACCGGAATTCCACTTACTTCTTTCAGCTGATGGGAGCCCAAGGCTCGGCGGAAGATTTGAAGATCTTGTGCGAAAATCCGGACCCGGCGGCGACCGCGCTCGTGCGTGTGGGGGTCAGGGTGATGGAGCGGACCCATGCCTTCGTCGAAGGACTCCAGATGGTTTGTAAGAACGCGCGCGGCGGTCGGATGACGACCGCGTCGGATGTGCGATTGAGCTTGATGCCCGCGCTCGCCGTGGGCTTTACCCTGGATGATGGCGTCGGGAAGTCGATCGCGCCGGGCCTTAAGAACAAGCGACTGATCGTTTGGCCTTATTTCGGCTTCGCGGCGGAAACGCCGTAGTTCGCCTTCGGTTCTGGTTTATTGGCGAGCCTTCGGCTCGGGCTTATTGACCCGCCTTCGGCTTTTCCTCGATCACGCGACCGTCGCGGAAGTACCAGACGCCGCCTTGTTTGCGGAATTTCGAGATTTCGTGATGGACGTGTTCGACGGGGGCGCCGCCGGGTTCGGTCGGCATTTTGAAGCGGGCCTTGAATTCCACGCTGCCTTTGTTGCCTTCGTCGGTGGCTTTGATGATCTCAAGACCGGTGAATTCGGCGTTGTTCGCCCATTCTTCGGTCGATTTGGGATCCCAGTCGTGGCGAGCCTGGGGATCCAGGCTCTCGTAAAGATAATCGATGTCTTTGTGAACGAAGGCCGAGTAGCGCGAGCGCATGAGGGTTTCCGGGCTGTCCGCCGTCGCGTCACCCTTCATGAGGGGTTCGCAACAGTCTTTGAAGGACTTGGCTCGGCCGCAGCTGCATGTGCTCATCGTGACTCTCCCTTTATTCCGGATCTTCGAGGTAAGTGTAGCCCGCAAGACCTTCTTCGTAGTGCTTGATCAGAAGCTTCGCCTCGGTTTTCGTCAAGGTGCCTTTTTGGATGCTTTCCTCGCACGAATTACGAATGGCTTC is part of the Pseudobdellovibrionaceae bacterium genome and harbors:
- a CDS encoding ABC transporter permease subunit gives rise to the protein MIEKLIRNDLSLKRWRRFKNSTSAVISVWVLLLITFFSFTAEFWANNRPIVMKYHGSLYFPVLKDYHPTVFGIDGSFRTDYRALEFGENDWAAWPIVQWDAYESNSHVDNYPSPPTSTNWFGTDDRGRDVFSRLLYGFRYSLGFALGVWFLSYVVGVIAGAVSGFYGGKHDIVFSRVVEVIETTPVLLLLITLISIFSPSLGLLIGFTVFFDWTGIFHQMRGQFLQLRRRDFVEAARALGATDRQIIFKHILPNGLTPIVTFSPFIIAANIYSLAILDFLGFGLQAPTPSWGELMAQAQKYFTVAEWLVWAPCGALVITMTALILIGQAIRDAYDSRTYIGKIKIPKPAVQQKTVTAAGAGPSAPAAGRDA
- a CDS encoding serine hydrolase — protein: MTSKKLQLKKTSGFAGRGAFARGLVLGLALLVGAGASANDLVAERALHQLQTLNTNQFLNEKPPFQADADALSSWKPEFEQYLQGVMNEYRLPNIAVQLIDRQGAIWQITLGHRDVVKKLPITSKTLYAIGSTSKAFTGVLAMQLQEQGRLHIDDVVQKYRPDFAVSDVRYSSHITLRDLMTHQTGVGRHDLAWYHRAGETRESLFAKIPSLEMGAAPRTEFIYNNWMWTTAGLVTEKVTGESWEQLMRTRLFIPLRMHSTVMSVADVRRFGDYALPYEVGSLGVNAVPFYDIAPMNPAGGIFSNLDDMAQWVRFHLSGGSLHGQMILSPEGLRESHRGTAVMGGPNTYALGWGSTDFGGDQLLTHDGGIDGFAANVSLMPSKGLGVVVLMNASIVQPQAVALRIWQHIQNMPLKDFVRDTAKMAEEQFEKAVDLYPDPPQVALTSEITEYLGSFCHPAYPAATVQRGPKTDELMLTLSVLRSTIYPVGADRFSVRGQYNDGKIVAFERDAKGAVTELHWKIESSVKKPLVFKRCP